GCGTTTCCATCAATGCGACGACGACACGCGCGCCGTCCTCGAGCGAGCCGCGGTCATCGGCCGGCACTTCTCACCTCAGTACGCCGCGGCGATCGCGGAGCGTCCGGTCGAGCAGGTGCTCGAAGCGCTCAAACGCGCGCGCGATCAACAGCTGATCGTCGAGGAGAACGGAGCGCAGCCGGCATTCGTCTTCCGCCACGTGCTGACGCGCGACGCGATCTACAACCAGCTCCTGAGCGCGCAGCGCAAGACGTTGCACGCCAAGATCGCCGCCGCGCAGGAGCGCCGGCCGCAGCACAGCGCGATCGAGGTCGCATACCATTGGCGCAGCGCCGGCGAGCCCGCCAAAGCAGCCGCCTACGACGAGCGCGCCGGCGATCAAGCCGAGGCGGCTTTCGCGCACGCGTCGGCGGCGCAATTCTACGAGCGCGCACTCGAAGCGCCCGATCTCACGGACAGACGCAGCGCAGAACTGCACCGCAAGCTCGCGCTGAGCTTGCATCACGGCGGCTCGGCGATACGTGCGCGCGAATCTTTCGACACAGCGCTCGAGCTCTTCGCGCGCGCGGGCGACGCCGCCAGCATCGGCGCGGTCTCTCTTGAGGCCGGCCACCTGGCGTTCAACACCGGCGACGTCGCAGGCGCACAGCGATTCTTCGAGCGCGCGCGTGACACCGCGACCGGCCCGGACGATGTCCTGTATTTCAGCGCGCACGTCAGCCTCGCGGGACTGCACGTCTTCCAAGACGACGCGGCCGGAGCGCTTGAGCATCTCGCCCAGGCCGAGCGCTACCGCGGAGAGCGGCCACACACCGAGGAGTCGCGCTTGCATCAGTTCCGGGCGATCGCCCTTGTCGCCGCCGGTGACGCGGTCGGCGCATTCCAAGACTGCGAGCGCGCCGCCCAGATCGCACAGGACTCAGGCGACATCGAAGGCGCGGTGCGGGCGCTTGGCAACGTCGCCGTCAACCTGGGCAAACTGCGCGCCCGCGACCAGACGCGCGCGCTCTTCGAGCGCGCGCGAGAGCTGATCAAGACCCATCGGCTGCGCAGCGTCTCCGCCGGTTTCTGCCTGCTGCAGTACGCGCTCACGTGCTACCGCTTCGGCGACCTCGAGCGTGCGCGCGAGCTCGTCGCGCAGGCGCTCGCCATGGGGATCGACCTCCAAAAATTCGACGTCGTCGCAGCCCACGTTGGGATTGCCGTCGGTCTGCTGGTGCTCGACGAGGATTTGGTCGAACGCAGCGCGCGCCGAAAGTTCGCCGATCTCATCGAAGGGCTCGACGAGAGCGCCGTGCCGTATGCCGCATGCGCGTACGTCGACTACAACGTAGCGCGCGGTCGCTTCGACGACGCGCGCAGCATCATCGACCGCACGCTGCAAGCGCTTGACGCGCTGGCCGACAAGCAGACCGACAACGTCATCTTCGTCCACATCGCGATGCACGGCGATCCCGAGCAGGTCAAACACGCCCGCGAGCTGCTCGCACGCGCTGGTAAAGTCAAACATGAGAAAGAGCACGACGCGCGCGCATACCTCGACCTGTTCGACGCGCGCCTGGCGCAGCGCGAGAACCGCACCGCACAGGCGCGCGAGCACGGCGAGCGCGCAGCAGCGCAGTTCCACGACCTCGGCTGGCAGCTCTACGAAGCGCAAGCGCTCGAAACCGCGGGGCAGCGCGACGTCGCGCTCGAGCTCTACACGAAGATAGGCGACCGCAGAGACGCGCAACGGCTGCAAACGGCCGCTCGGCGGCGCGGCCGCCCCCGCGCCTCGGGCCCGCAGGGCTTGAGCCCCAGAGAGCTCGAGGTCGGACAGCTCATCGCGCAGGGCAAATCCAACCGCGCCATCAGCGAGGCGCTGACGCTTGGAGAACGCACGGTCGAAAGCCACGCCTCGGCCATCCTCAACAAGCTGGGTCTCGCATCGCGCGCCGAGCTGATCGCGCACATGGCCCGCGCCGCGAACTAGACGGTAACACCGACCTTCAGCACCAGCCGCGGGTGGATGATGACCGATTGGCACGAGAACGAGTACGGCATGACGCTGCTCTTGATTTGCTCGGCGGGACCTACGCCGTAGATCTCTTCG
The nucleotide sequence above comes from Candidatus Eremiobacteraceae bacterium. Encoded proteins:
- a CDS encoding AAA family ATPase, which encodes MTVQMAVVFRRFAGRKPELADLRARAEAAADGRGSTVLIVGDAGIGKSRLVTQLCQNAAAQRRVARGQCFEHLHIPYVPFLAVYRELTGHELAPQVDKWAKFETIVRALHDAAKEQPVIIVIEDLQWADSDSLELFAHVASSIGDSRVLIVATLRTDDTRRNDVLGATLAKLARNPTVARLDLAPIDDADIQTMIHEIVDGRPGSAEVAETVRDKAEGNPLFAEELLRSLLDTAAAPAARGNIPSTIEQIVLERFHQCDDDTRAVLERAAVIGRHFSPQYAAAIAERPVEQVLEALKRARDQQLIVEENGAQPAFVFRHVLTRDAIYNQLLSAQRKTLHAKIAAAQERRPQHSAIEVAYHWRSAGEPAKAAAYDERAGDQAEAAFAHASAAQFYERALEAPDLTDRRSAELHRKLALSLHHGGSAIRARESFDTALELFARAGDAASIGAVSLEAGHLAFNTGDVAGAQRFFERARDTATGPDDVLYFSAHVSLAGLHVFQDDAAGALEHLAQAERYRGERPHTEESRLHQFRAIALVAAGDAVGAFQDCERAAQIAQDSGDIEGAVRALGNVAVNLGKLRARDQTRALFERARELIKTHRLRSVSAGFCLLQYALTCYRFGDLERARELVAQALAMGIDLQKFDVVAAHVGIAVGLLVLDEDLVERSARRKFADLIEGLDESAVPYAACAYVDYNVARGRFDDARSIIDRTLQALDALADKQTDNVIFVHIAMHGDPEQVKHARELLARAGKVKHEKEHDARAYLDLFDARLAQRENRTAQAREHGERAAAQFHDLGWQLYEAQALETAGQRDVALELYTKIGDRRDAQRLQTAARRRGRPRASGPQGLSPRELEVGQLIAQGKSNRAISEALTLGERTVESHASAILNKLGLASRAELIAHMARAAN